The genomic DNA GCAGCTCGGAATCCGGGGCGGACAACGGGCGCGGCTCCGCCTGTTGCGACGGGTGCTGAGGTGACGCTGACCTTGCGTCTCCGACCGCTCGAACTCGCGCGCTTGCAGTCGATGCTGGAGAAGATCCGCAAGGCTGGCGCCCCAGCTACCCGGCGCCAGACTCGCGAGGAGCTTCTGCTCGCCGGCCTGGACGCCCTCCTCGCCAGCCTGGGGATTCCCGAACGCAGCGCCAGGGAGGACTCGGGCGGCGAGTTGCCACGTGGCAACTCCGCCCCGCCCTACCAGGTCGTGGCCTACCGCTGCGAGGAGTGCGGCGCGGCGCGTCTGCCCGATGGGCGCCCCCTGGCGCCGGCGGTGGCCGCGCAGGCCGCCTGCGACTGCCGCGAGCAGCGCGACGGCGAACCCAACCGCGCCGCGATCCGGCCCGGCCTGCGCCGGCAGGTGCTCGCGCGCGATGGCCATCGCTGCCAAGCGCCCGGCTGCCGGAGCACACGCTTCCTTGAAGTCCATCACCGCGAGCCGCGCGGGCGGGGTGGCCGCAACAGCGCGGCGAACCTGATCACGCTCTGCGCGGCCTGCCACCGGCTGCTGCACGAAGGCGGCGCGGGGCTTGCCGCGGCCCTGCCGGTAGCGGCCTTGCCGAACACCGGCTGATCGACGGGCTAAGGCGCGCCGACCAAGCACTCGAGCAGCGCGAGGGTGGGCTCAGCAAGGCGCGGGCGGTGGGCCTCGCGCCAGGTGGCCAGTGCTGCGGGTGTGGCCGCGGGAAAGTGCAGCGCCGCGGCCTCGTGGGCGTCGCTGGCCGCAGCCGCCCGGGCGGCCAGGGCCGGGGCGTCGAGCGCCACGCGAAAGCGCCAGATCAGCTCGGGCTTGCCGGCGGCGCTCTCGGCGAGGCCGAGCAGGGCGCCCTCCGCCAGCTCCTCGGGCCGCAGCCCCCACTCCTCTTCGAGTTCGGCCTGCATCGCGACGAGCGGATCGGGCGCGCCCGCGCGCCGGTGCCGATCGGGATCGAGGTGGCCGCCACAGACGTGCAGCAGCCCCGCGCCCTCGGCGAGGGCCTGCCCGCGCTCGGCGACGACGAGAGCGCCGTCGGCGGTCAGCACGCCCGCGCAGACCGCCAGCGGCCGCGCGATCGCCGCGCCGGGGAAACGCGCCGCGAGCGCCGCCTGCCGCCCCTGCGCGTGCAACCAGAGCCGGTAGTCCGTGCGCCCCAGCGTGAGGTGCAGGCGACCGTCCGCCGCGCGCGCCTCGAGCAACTGGCAGAGCGGCCCCGGAAAGCGGAAGACGCCGGGCGTCTCCGCGGCCAGGCGCGCCCAGTGCGCCTCGGCCTCGGCGAGCAGCGCGGCGGGCGCCGGCGGCAATTCGCGCCAGTCCACCGCGAGGGCCGTGGCCGCCGGCAGCTCGCCCCGCCAGAGCCAGCGGTAGGGCGCCTCACCGGCTTCGCGGCCCGCGCTCAGAGCGCCACCTCTTCACCTGTCTCCGCGCCGCGCCGGCAGGCGGCGCAGATGCGGATCGCCGCCAGGCCCTCGGCGGCGGGAATCGGGTTCGGCCCCGCGCCGCGCAGGTGGCGCTCCCAGTCGGCGAGCAGGGGCGGCAGCGTCGGGGCCGGCGGCGCCACGGCGAGGGACGTTACGGTCATCCCGGCGCTGAACTCGAGCGTGCCGTGAACCTGATCTCCCTGGAGCTGGCCCGCCTCGCCGACGAACTCGTAGCGCCCGCAGCGCGCCGGGCCGACCTTGCTCGCGTCGACGTTGCCGACGAGGTCGCCCTCCAGGCGCAGCGTGGCGAGCAGCTGGTCCTCGAGCGCGGGGTTGTAGCGCCGGCGCGTCTCGGCGCGGACGGCCATGACCTCGCACCCCGTGATGAAGCGCAGGGCGTCGAAGAGGTGCACCGCCGTGTGCAGGATGACGCCCCCGCCGGCCACGCTCGGCTCCTCGAGCCAGGGGTGGCTGGAGCGCTCGAGGCGCTGGTTGGCCGTGAAGCCGAAGAGGCGGCCCGCCCGCCCCAGCTCGGCGCGCAGGCCGCGGATCACGCTGTTGTAGCGCAGGGTTTGGGCCACGGTGAAGGGGAGGCCGGCCGCGGCCATGGCGGCCAGCATCGCCTCGCCGGCCGCGGGCTCGATCGCCAGCGGCTTCTCGATGAGCAGCGGCTTGCCGGCCGCCGCACAAGCGGCGGCGATCTCCGGGTTGAGGTCGGGCGTGGCGGCGGCGATCACCGCCTGCACGGCGGGATCGCCGACCAGCTCGCGCCAGTCGCGGTGCCAGCGGCAGCGCCACTGCGCGGCCTGCGCGGCCCCCGCCTCACTGCGGCGGCTGATCGCGACCAGGCGCAGGCCCAGCCCGCCCCTTGCCAGATGCTGCGCGTAGCGAGCGCCGTGCACGCCGCTGCCGATCAGGCCGATGCCGAGGGCGGCGGCCATCGCCTAGTAGAGGAACATCGGCATGCCGAGCACGCCGGCCACCTTGGCGCGGTAGCTCTCGCTGTCGTAGAAGCGCTCCACGTTCACGCGCTTCTTGCCCTGCACCGTCTCGCGCAGAGCGACCTTGTCGTAGCGCCCCTCCCGGAGGCTGACCATCTGGCCGGTCTCGCCCGCAAGCAGCAGGTCCATCGCCAGGTTGCCGAAGTTGCGGGCGACCATGCGGTCGAGCGAGTCCGGCTTGCCGCTGCGCATGAGGTAGGCGAGCTGCTGGTAGATGATGTGACTGCCCGTGTGGTTCTTGATGTACTCGGCCGTCGCGCGGCCGATGCCGCCCAGCTTCTTGTGGCCATAGGCGTCGGGCTCGCCCTCCTCCATGATCGCGCCGCCCACCATCGTCGCGCCCTCGCTGATCGTCACCACGGCATAGCCGCTCGGGTTGGCGGCCTTGTCGCGGGCGAGCATCTCGCTGAGGCGCGCGGGGTCGAAGGGCACCTCGCTGATCAGCGTGCGGTCGACGTCCGCCAGCCAGCTCGTGATGAGGGCCGTCTCGCCGCTGTTGCGGCCGAACAGCTCGACGACCAGGATGCGCTCGTGGCTCCCGGCCGGGGTGCGCAGGTCGTTGATCATGTCGACGCTGCGCGTGACGGCCGTGCTGAAGCCGATGCAGTAGTCCGTCCCGTAGACGTCGTTGTCCATCGTCTTCGGAATGGCGACCACCTTGACGCCCTCGCGGTCCAGGCGCTCGGAGTAGCTGAGCGTGTCGTCGCCACCGATCGTGACGAGCGCGTCCAGACCCAGGGCGGCGATGTTGGCGAGCACCGCCGGCGTCGCGTCGAGCTTGCCGTTCTTTTCCGCGAAGCGGCCGCCGGCATGCTGCGGCGGCAGCTCGGCCGGCTTGACCGCGCTCGGCTGCACGCGGCTGGTGTGCAGGAAGGTCCCGCCCGCGCGACTGACCGTGCGCACGACCTGCTTGTCCAGCGGCTGCAGGCACTCGGCGCGGGAAGCGGCCTCCGCCGGCGCGAGATTGAGCAGGCCGGCCCAGCCGCGGCGGATGCCGAGCACCTCGATGTTCTCGTCCACCGCCCGCTCGACGACGGCGCGGATGCAGGGGTTGAGGCCGGGGACGTCGCCCCCGCCGGTCAGGATGCCGATCCGCTTGGCCACTCGCGTACCTCCAGTTATACTCCCGCCGCGCGGGCGCCGGCTGCGCTGGCGGCGCGCGGCAGTGTACCGCCAGTCTGGCCGCGCTACAAGCAGGCTGCGCGGCGGGCGGGCGCAATTGCGGGAGGTGCGCATGGCGCGCTTCGATGGCAGCGGGCGAGTCATCGCGCTCACCCTCGTCCTGCTGGCCGGTGGATGCGGCGGCATCGCGCTGAGGAACGTGGGCGATCCGAGCACCCAGACGCGCCTGGACTTCGAGGCCAGGCTCGACCTCGTGCACCCGGGCATGCCCGTCGACTCCCTGAGCGTGCTCTTCGGGGAAGCGCTCCGGCCGGGACAGGCCGGCATCCTGCGCCGCACGCGGCTCGTCACCGCAGCCGGCGAAAGCGGCAGCGTGGCCCTCGGCTGGCGCTCGGACCCGCGCCACGAGATCGGCCGCCGCTCGAGCCGCGAGACGGAAGTGGAACGCGCCCTCGTCCTCATCGAGGGCGCGCAGGTGGTTCGCATCGAGCGCCGGGACTAGCCCCCGCCCGGCGACGGCAGCGGCGGGCCGCGCGCCGGGCTAGGAGCAGCCCATCGAGTTGCCGCAGTTGTGGCAGCGGTAGCAGTTGCCGTTGCGCACCGTGATCGCGCCGCAGATGTCGCAGCTCGGCGCGTCCTGCTGGAAGCGCGAGAACTGCGAGTGGTAGTTCAGCTCGCGGTCGCCCTCGGAAATCTCCTGACGCGCCGGCGCCGCGCGCGTTGGGATCGTCGCCACCGGGGACGCGGCGGCCGTTTCGTCCTCCGGTTCGCTCTTGGTCGGCGAGACCTCTTCCTGGTGGAAATCGTCGACGAAGTGCAGGCCCAGCCAGCGGAAGATGTAGTCGACCAGGCTCTTGGCGAAGTGGATCTCCTTGTTCTGGGTGTAGCCGGCCGGCTCGAAGCGGCTGTGGATGAACTTGGTCACCAGCACGCGCAGGGGCACGCCGTACTGCAGGCCCATCGAAACGGCGGTGCCGAAAGCGTCCATCAGACCGCCGATCGTGCTGCCCTCCTTGGCCATCGTGATGAACAGCTCGCCTGGCTTGCCGTCGTCGTAGAGGCCGACCGTGAGATACCCCTCGTGGCCGGCGATGTCGAACTTGTGGGTGAGGCTGTGCCGGGTCTCGGGCATCTTGCGCCGCTGGGGCGCGATCAGCGGCGGCGCCGGCGCCTCGGCGGGCGCGGGCGCGGCCTGCTTCGGCTCGAGCTTCTTCGTGCTCAGCGGCTGGCTGCGCTTGGAGCCGTCGCGGTAGATCGCCACCGCCTTCAGGCCCAGCTTCCAGCCCTCGAAGTAGACGTCCATCAGCTCGGCGACGCTGATCTCGTTCGGCACGTTGACCGTCTTGGAGATGGCGCCGCTGAGGAAGGGCTGGACGGCGGCCATCATGCGCAGGTGGGCCATATGGCCGATGCTGCGCTTGCCGCCATTCGGCTTGAAGGCGCAGTCGAAGACGGGCAGGTCCTCGTCCTTGAGATAGGGCGTGCCCTCGATGGTGTCCTGTTCGTTGATGTGGTCGACGATGGCCGCCACCGCGGACGGCGAGTAGCCGAGTACCTGCAGGGCCTGCGGTACCGTGCGGTTGACGATCTTCAAGGTGCCGCCACCGGCGAGCAGCTTGTACTTGACGAGGGCGATGTCCGGCTCGACCCCGGTCGTGTCGCAGTCCATCATGAAGCCGATGGTGCCGGTCGGGGCGAGCAGGGTGGTCTGCGAGTTGCGGAAACCGTGCAGGCGGCCCTCGGCGAGCGCGCGATCCCAGCCGTCGCGGGCCGCGGTCAAGAGCGCCACCGGCACGTGGTCGGCGTCGATCTTCTCGACCTCGTCGCGGTGGCGGGCGATGACGGCCAGCATCGGGTCGCGGTTGACCGCGTAGCCGAGGAAGGGGCCCTTCACCGCCGCCAGCTCGGCGCTCATCGCGTAGGCCTCGCCGCCCATGATCGCGGTCAGCGCACCCGCGTAGTGCCGTCCGGCCTCGCTGTCGTAGGGCAGGCCGAGGGACATGATCAGACAGCCGAGGTTGGCGTAGCCCAGCCCGAGCGGCCGAAAGAGGTGGCTGTTCTTGGCGATCGGTTCGGTCGGGTAGCTCGCGCGATCGACGATGATCTCCTGGCTGAGGATGAACAGCCGCACCGCCCGCCGATAGCTCTCGACGTCGAACTCGCCGCTGGCCCGGCGGAACTTCATCAGGTTCAGGCTCGCCAGGTTGCAGGCCGAGTTGTCGAGGAACATGTACTCGCTGCAGGGATTGCTCGCGTTGATGCGGCCCGAGTTCGGGCAGGTGTGCCAGCGGTTGATCGTGCTGTCGTACTGGATGCCCGGATCGCCGCAGACGTGCGTGCCTTCGGCGATGAGCCGCAGTAGCTCGCGCGCCTTGTGGCGGCCGATGACGGCGCCGGTGGTCACCGCGCGCGTTTCCAGCCAGCCGTCGGCCTCGGCGGCGCGGAAGAAGCCGTCGTCGCAGCGCACGGAGAAGTTGGCGTTCTGGAACATCACCGAGCCGTAGGCGGCGCCGTTGTAGGAGCCGTCGTAACCCTGCTCGATGAGGGCCCAGGCCTTCTCCTCCTCCTCCCGCTTGGCGTTGATGAATTCCACGATGTCGGGGTGGCTGACCTTGAGGCTCTGCATCTTGGCGGCGCGGCGGGTCTTGCCGCCGGACTTCACGACCGCGGCCACCTGGTCGTAGACGCGCATGAAGGAGAGCGGCCCGCTGGGCGTGCCGCCGCCGGAGAGCTTCTCCTTCGAGGAGCGGATCGTCGAGAGGTCGGTCCCTGTGCCGGAACCGTACTTGAACAGCATCGCCTCGGCCGTTGCGAGGCGCATGATGTCCTCCATGTTGTCCTCGACCGCCTGGATGAAGCAGGCCGAGCACTGGGGGAACTCGTAGCCCTTCTCGACGCGGGTCAGCCGCCGCTGGGCGTGCTCGTAGCGGTAGCCGCCGGCGCTGCCCGTCAGGCCGCCGACATGATAGAGCCCGAGGTTGAACCAGACCGGGCTGTTGAAAGAGCCGTACTGGTTCACCAGCAGGTAGGCCAGCTCCGCGTAGAAGGTCTCGGCGTCCTCGCGGGTGGCCAGGTAGCCGTCCTCCAGCCCCCAGTCGGCCAGAGTGCGCGCGACCCGGTGGACGATCTGCCGCACGGAGTACTCGCGCTCACCGGTACCCAGCTCGCCGTAGAAGTACTTCGAGGCCACGACGTTGGTGGCGAGCATCGACCAGTCGGCCGGCACCTCGACGTCCGGCTGCTCGAAGACGACGGATCCCTGCTCGTCGCTGATGCGAGCGTGGCGGCGCTCCCATTTCAACTCGTCGAAGGGATGGCGACCCGGGCGGGAGAAATAGGCCTCGACGCCGAGCGGCCCCCGGCGGGGGCGGCTCTCACCGGAAGCACTACTGGCCGAGGACACGGTGTGGCTGCTGCTGGGCTCCATGGCGCTCTCCTGTGGATAATTCATCGCCAATCGTCGCTTCCTCGCGGGGGGCGTCCTTGCACCACCAATGATGGCTTCGCGGGAGGGCGAAGAGGCCGCGGGCGCCGCCATGGCGAAACGGCCGCCCTGCAGCCCGGCCAGTTCGGAGGCTCCCTGGCCGTGACGCCAACCGCTTGCTCGGCAAGGGGTTGGCGTCTGGGGCCCCAAGCACTAGATGTTGGGGTACCCTTGCTTTTACCTACGAGATGCGGGAGGTGTCAACGGGATTCGCGCGCAGGGCTCAAGAAAATTGCGCGGCGGCCGCCGCGCAAAAAAACCCCGAAACCATAACGGATTCGGGGCCTTGCGGTTGTCCAGCTGCGGAATCGGAAGGAGCGAACTCCTGCCCTCACTGGGACGCCCCAGTATACCATCCCCGCGACGAACCGGTCAACGCCCACCTGCCGCGGGCGCCTGGCCGCCCAGCCGGCGCGCCACCCGCTCGGCCAGGCCCGCCAGCTCCGCGGCCGCGGCCGCGCCCGGCGTCCAGGGGCCCCGCAGGCCATCCCCCCGCCGGCGGGGCAGCAGGTGCAGATGGAAGTGCGGCACGACCTGCCCGGCAGCGGCGCCATTCGACTGGTGGAGATTGAGCCCCTCGGCTTCCGTTTCGGCCATCAGGGCCGCAGCGACGCGCTGCGCGGCCGCGAAGATCGCGTCGCGATCGGCGGCCGGCAGGCCGAAGAAGTCCTCGGCGTGGGCCTTGGGAATGACGAGGGCATGTCCGAGCGTGCCCGGCTGGATGTCGAGGAACGCGAGCACCCGCGAATCCTCGTAGAGCCGGTGCGCAGGCAGGGCGCCGGCGGCGATGCGGCAGAAGACACAGTCCACGGCGGTACCTCCTGCAGCCAGTCTGCGCTCGGCGGCGCCCGCTGTAAAGCCGGACTTGCCGGCCGCAGGAAGCGAGCGCTATCCTCCCCTGCCGGCAAGGAGGTGACGCCTGAACCCGCTGCCTCGACCTCTGCGCGCTGTGCCGCTTCTGGTGATCGCCCTGGGGATCGGCGCTCCCGCCGCCGCCTTCACGCCGGCACGCGTCGAGACGACGGTGCGGTTCCTGGAGTTCGACGGCCCAGCCGGGCGTCTCGCCTACGAGGTGACCCTGCGCAATCTCTCCAGCCTGCCGGTCAGCGCCGTGCTTCTCACCGCCGATCCCCCCTGCCTGGAGGGCCCCTTCGCGGCGGCGGATCTGGCGCCCGAGGAGCAGCGCAGCCGGCGCTTCACCTTCGCGATGCCGGAGGCCGGTCAGATCTTCCAGCCCCGCTTCAGCCTCGAGTACCGGAACTTCGAAGGCGAGCGGATCGCGGTCGCGCCCGCGCGGACGCCTCTGCTCACCAGCGTCGACTTCGTGGCGGTGGATCTCGCCGCTGGCCGCGTGCGACTGCGCGTGGATTTCCAGAACCCGGGCATCGAGAGCCTGCTTTTCCTGGAGTTCTGGACGGAGCACCCCTGCCTTGCGGAGGACACGGTGCCCCTCGGCGATCTGGCGGCAGGGCAGCACCTCAGCCGGGAGTTCGACTTCGAGGTGCCCCCGGGGACCCTCCTGTTCAATCCCACCCTGCACATCAGCTACCACGCCTTCCACGCGGAGGGCACGCGGCTTCACCGGAGTTTCCTGACGCTGCTGCAGCCCCAGCTCGACCGGGTCGCCGAGGCGCTCGCTGGCAGCCCAACACCCTGATCGCTGCCGAGCCAAAGAAACGAGCCCCTCCGCTAACGCGGAAGGGCTCTTGCCACCACTCCTCTTGACTCTTGACTCAGCGAACCGAGTCTTTGCGGGAAGGCAGAGTCCCCATGACGCCCTGCCCTCCCTTGGCCTTTGGAATGATACCGGATACTCGGGCAGAACGGACCTTGCAGGATGTGTGCCACAGCCCGCGAATGGCAAAAACGTTAGCTGATGCAACCTGTTGATATGATATGAGTTAATATCTAGCGCCCGAGTCGGGTAGTGCGCGCGGCGAGGGAAGTCAGGAGGAACGCGTAAAGAACTGAGGGGACGTAAACCAGTTTTACGCCCCCTCCCGAATTCGGTCGCTGCTGGAGCTCGCCTGGAGCGGCCTAGTTCAGCTTCTCGTTGTGCCCAGTGACGTTGTTGCTGTCGAAGACCCAGCGCCGGCCACCGAGAACGCCATCGTGCAGAGTCAGCGGGTTGTGCCCCGCAGTCGTCCAGATGAACTTCACGAGGTCGGCGTTGTAGCCGTCCAGCGGCGTGATGAAGCCCCAGACCCGGCTAGGCGTGATGCCCTCGAAGTTGATCTCCAAGCGCTGGGTCGTGACGACGGTGAAGGACTCCCCCGCGTAGGCGAACTCGGTCATGCCGGGCTGGATGACGATCGAGTAGATGACGGCAGCCGTAGCCGGTAGGGCGAGACCGAGGCAGAGCAGGGCAAGGATGCCGGCGGCGAGCAGGTTCTTCATGGGCGAGCCTCCTCAGCGATGGACGGGCCGAGCCGTGCGCGCCGGCGGTCTCCCCACCCGGCACTCAGGGCGCTGCGCTCTCGTCCTGGCGCAGTGTACCATAGATCCGTAAGCGGCGGTAGAGGGTAGGTTTGCTGATCCCGAGCAGGCGCGCCGCCCGGGTCTTGCTCCCCACCGCCTGGACGAGCTGGTGGGCGAGGAAGGCCTGGAGACGCTCCTCCAGCGGCTGCTGCTCGGAAAAGTCACCCGAGGCGACGAGCAGCCCGGCCAGGGCCTCCAGGCTCTGCCCGCCGCCGGGCCCCTGGCGTGACTCCAGGAAGTCCTCCGGCAGATCCTCCGGCAGGATCACCTGCCCCCGGGAGAGCACCACGCTGGAGTGGATCACGTTCTTGAGCTGGCGGATGTTCCCCGGCCAGGGATGCTCCAGGAACAGGTCCCGGACCTCGGGGGAGAGCCGCTTGAGCCCCTGCGGGTGGCCGGCGCAGGCCTGCGCCAGGAAGTGCTCGCAAAGCTGCGGAATGTCCTCGCGGCGCTCGCGAAGCGGCGAGAGGTGGAAGCGCAGCACGTTGAGCCGGTAGAAGAGGTCCTCACGGAAGACGCCCTGGCGCACCGCCGCCTCGAGATCCCGATTCGTCGCCGCCAGAACGCGGACGTCGGCCCGCAGGAGCTGGGTGCCGCCGACGCGGGTGAACTCCTTGCTGTTGAGCACGCGCAGCAGCTTCGCCTGCATGTCCGCGCTCATCTCCCCGATCTCGTCGAGGAAGACCGTCCCCCCCGCCGCCTCCTCGAAGACGCCGATGTGCCGGCTCACGGCGCTCGTGAAGGCGCCTCGCTCGTGCCCGAATAGCGTGCTCTCCAGGAGCGCCACCGGGATCGAGGCGCAGTTGACCGGCAGGAAGGGGCGCAGACGCCGGCTGCTGCCGAAGTGGATGGCCCGCGCGACCTCCTCCTTGCCGGTGCCGGAGCTGCCGGTGATCAGCACGGTCGTCTCGACATCGCGCACCCGCTCGATGAGCTGCTTGAGCCGCTGCATGTCCCGGCCGCGGCCGACGAGCTGGGGCAGCTCGGCGGCCGGCACGCGCCCGACCGCTGTTCCGGTCCCCGCGAGAACCGCCGAGGGCTCACGGCGCAGGCCGAGGCGGAGCAGCCTGGCCAACCCGGCCAGGAAGTCCCGCTCGGCCGGGATCGCCGCCTCTCCGGCTCGCTCCAGGACGAGGACACCGCCCCTGCCCTCCGGCGCTTCTGCCGGCAGCGGCTGCAGGAGCAGGCGCCCCGCGGGGATCCCCGCGAGGGGCAGATCCTGGCACTCGGCGCTCAGCCAGAGTCGCTCCCCGAGCGCTGCCTCCGGCCCTGGCGTGTCATCGCCCAGCCAGACCGCCGCGCCCTCAGGGCTGGCCGGCGGCAGGCCGAGGCGTGCGCGACGGTAGCCGAAGGAGCCGCGCAGCAGGTCGAGGACATGCTCGAGCCCCTCGCGCGGATCCCCGCTGCGCTCGAGCAGGGCGAGCGCCTGGTAGAGCCCCGCCAGGTGCAAGCGCCCGTCGCCTTCGATGCGCTCGACGAAGCGGTCCAGGCGCTGCTGCAGGCGCTGCCGCAGCGTGTCCCACTCGGCGATCAGCGCGCTCACTTTGCGTCGATCGATGATCTCGGTCGCCTGGTGCAGGCACTCGCGCGCGCGGGGCTCGTTGCCGTCCTCCAGGCAGTGTAGGCCGATGCGGCTGTAGATGCGCGCGAGCATCTCGTAGCGGTCGAGGTTTGCGTAGAGGTCGGCCGCCTTTTCGAGCGCGGCCAGGGCCTGGGGCCGCGCGCCCAGGGCCAGGTGGAGATCGGCGGCGGCGGCCTGGATGCGCGCTTCCTCCAGGCGGTTGTTGATGCGCCAGACCGTCGCCAGACCCTCCTCGATCGTGGCCTGGGCGGCGGCGAAGTCGCCCAGCGCGAGCTGGGCCGGAACGAGGCGGCGCAGCATCGTCGCCAGTTCGGTGTGGGCTTCGATCCCGCGGCAGGTGGCGCAAGCGGCCTCGAGGTGCGCCTTGGCCGCGGCGGGATGGCCTTCGGCGAGATCGATCTCGCCCAGCAGGCCTGCCAGCTCGGCCCCCAGCTGGATGTTGCCGACGGCGCGGTTCAGCTCGAGGCACTCGCGGCAGTGCGTGCGGGCTGCCGTCAGGTCGCCCAGCTCCACGCTGATCAGCGCCACGTTGTAAAGGCTGATCAGGTAGCCCGGGTAGTTCTTCAGCCGCTTCTTGATCGCCATGCTGCGGTTGAAGCAGTCGATGGCCAGCGCGAAGCGCTCGGTCAGGCGATAGAGATTGCCCAGGTTGTTGAGGCTGGCCGCCACGCGGTTCTCGTCGCCGGCGCGCTCGCGCAGGGCCAGAGCGCGCTTGTAGTAGGCCTCGGCCTCGGGCCAGCGGTTGAGCGCCCACTGCGCGGCGCCGAGCGTATTGTAGGTCTGGCCCAGCTCGGCCTGGTGCGCCGCCGGATCGAAGAGGCGCAGCGCCACCTCGCAGCG from bacterium includes the following:
- a CDS encoding HNH endonuclease, which translates into the protein MSEFLPNLPAAAVDSHLRAAVAELRRAEQSAILWFAELMRRRLYRDCGYASIHAYAEAVLGFSRNKTFQFIHLAESLEQLPRLRESLTRGELPWTKAREVVKVATEHTERQWIEEAQQLNSRALEARVKEARVSTRAVLAAASGQGSLLGSPLPAAAGADPGGSAQAARNPGRTTGAAPPVATGAEVTLTLRLRPLELARLQSMLEKIRKAGAPATRRQTREELLLAGLDALLASLGIPERSAREDSGGELPRGNSAPPYQVVAYRCEECGAARLPDGRPLAPAVAAQAACDCREQRDGEPNRAAIRPGLRRQVLARDGHRCQAPGCRSTRFLEVHHREPRGRGGRNSAANLITLCAACHRLLHEGGAGLAAALPVAALPNTG
- a CDS encoding Gfo/Idh/MocA family oxidoreductase, with protein sequence MAAALGIGLIGSGVHGARYAQHLARGGLGLRLVAISRRSEAGAAQAAQWRCRWHRDWRELVGDPAVQAVIAAATPDLNPEIAAACAAAGKPLLIEKPLAIEPAAGEAMLAAMAAAGLPFTVAQTLRYNSVIRGLRAELGRAGRLFGFTANQRLERSSHPWLEEPSVAGGGVILHTAVHLFDALRFITGCEVMAVRAETRRRYNPALEDQLLATLRLEGDLVGNVDASKVGPARCGRYEFVGEAGQLQGDQVHGTLEFSAGMTVTSLAVAPPAPTLPPLLADWERHLRGAGPNPIPAAEGLAAIRICAACRRGAETGEEVAL
- a CDS encoding ATP-dependent 6-phosphofructokinase, which produces MRTSRNCARPPRSLLVARPDWRYTAARRQRSRRPRGGSITGGTRVAKRIGILTGGGDVPGLNPCIRAVVERAVDENIEVLGIRRGWAGLLNLAPAEAASRAECLQPLDKQVVRTVSRAGGTFLHTSRVQPSAVKPAELPPQHAGGRFAEKNGKLDATPAVLANIAALGLDALVTIGGDDTLSYSERLDREGVKVVAIPKTMDNDVYGTDYCIGFSTAVTRSVDMINDLRTPAGSHERILVVELFGRNSGETALITSWLADVDRTLISEVPFDPARLSEMLARDKAANPSGYAVVTISEGATMVGGAIMEEGEPDAYGHKKLGGIGRATAEYIKNHTGSHIIYQQLAYLMRSGKPDSLDRMVARNFGNLAMDLLLAGETGQMVSLREGRYDKVALRETVQGKKRVNVERFYDSESYRAKVAGVLGMPMFLY
- a CDS encoding vitamin B12-dependent ribonucleotide reductase, which produces MNYPQESAMEPSSSHTVSSASSASGESRPRRGPLGVEAYFSRPGRHPFDELKWERRHARISDEQGSVVFEQPDVEVPADWSMLATNVVASKYFYGELGTGEREYSVRQIVHRVARTLADWGLEDGYLATREDAETFYAELAYLLVNQYGSFNSPVWFNLGLYHVGGLTGSAGGYRYEHAQRRLTRVEKGYEFPQCSACFIQAVEDNMEDIMRLATAEAMLFKYGSGTGTDLSTIRSSKEKLSGGGTPSGPLSFMRVYDQVAAVVKSGGKTRRAAKMQSLKVSHPDIVEFINAKREEEEKAWALIEQGYDGSYNGAAYGSVMFQNANFSVRCDDGFFRAAEADGWLETRAVTTGAVIGRHKARELLRLIAEGTHVCGDPGIQYDSTINRWHTCPNSGRINASNPCSEYMFLDNSACNLASLNLMKFRRASGEFDVESYRRAVRLFILSQEIIVDRASYPTEPIAKNSHLFRPLGLGYANLGCLIMSLGLPYDSEAGRHYAGALTAIMGGEAYAMSAELAAVKGPFLGYAVNRDPMLAVIARHRDEVEKIDADHVPVALLTAARDGWDRALAEGRLHGFRNSQTTLLAPTGTIGFMMDCDTTGVEPDIALVKYKLLAGGGTLKIVNRTVPQALQVLGYSPSAVAAIVDHINEQDTIEGTPYLKDEDLPVFDCAFKPNGGKRSIGHMAHLRMMAAVQPFLSGAISKTVNVPNEISVAELMDVYFEGWKLGLKAVAIYRDGSKRSQPLSTKKLEPKQAAPAPAEAPAPPLIAPQRRKMPETRHSLTHKFDIAGHEGYLTVGLYDDGKPGELFITMAKEGSTIGGLMDAFGTAVSMGLQYGVPLRVLVTKFIHSRFEPAGYTQNKEIHFAKSLVDYIFRWLGLHFVDDFHQEEVSPTKSEPEDETAAASPVATIPTRAAPARQEISEGDRELNYHSQFSRFQQDAPSCDICGAITVRNGNCYRCHNCGNSMGCS
- a CDS encoding HIT domain-containing protein, coding for MAAGGTAVDCVFCRIAAGALPAHRLYEDSRVLAFLDIQPGTLGHALVIPKAHAEDFFGLPAADRDAIFAAAQRVAAALMAETEAEGLNLHQSNGAAAGQVVPHFHLHLLPRRRGDGLRGPWTPGAAAAAELAGLAERVARRLGGQAPAAGGR
- a CDS encoding tetratricopeptide repeat protein, with translation MFSVGSPFLARYRVERVLAEGEFLRCFALQDVLGDRRALLYFYPQGDLAPLDLSSLAYRQHLAAALLGERSPACRLGYREGGAYALFELPADAAPLVRPAAAQIDVLLRVLLTDLLRARLGGLPIAQLSPDLIWEDGRGGLLYLPPLVLHFPGFLDLAAGLDPSPALRAGLVLDQEADLHGFGRVVERWTAESPAWAPFRERVLPALLAADPADRPGALALLEASPLAGDAELGALAAAVTARSPRLPASLVARCAECLREFRTGADLWLELPDAAALAPALLAFARAGERRAEALEQPWALSAEGTGKRGALRCVESLQSLSVLLDPLWAAPGEERLLALVLPGAQATGEGLAGQAAQRLAEWPRLRRLRLGEPVEAVDAPRPGFEAEDRPLLELLAVQEQPLSLGLLARLFDEGEEACLRRIAALDQAGMLAWRPGLDAACGRWGLRVALADSGLRAQLGEALSPARRQDLHRLWVGLFPAPERGEIARPASARAALLRLGHLRGAQDWAAVAAEGLALFRWAEREGLALLLAHLGELLRESRVRANLDSDGLRRVYLQFARALAQAGDLDAAAAALQAGVQALTGSEDYLARLLQPGTPAPSLPPSAGGELLPALSALARQLAEIGETRGEFAWAIRLLGRLLDAYSEGLSGYERGLLLNELAWLHYRKGEHERAVERCEVALRLFDPAAHQAELGQTYNTLGAAQWALNRWPEAEAYYKRALALRERAGDENRVAASLNNLGNLYRLTERFALAIDCFNRSMAIKKRLKNYPGYLISLYNVALISVELGDLTAARTHCRECLELNRAVGNIQLGAELAGLLGEIDLAEGHPAAAKAHLEAACATCRGIEAHTELATMLRRLVPAQLALGDFAAAQATIEEGLATVWRINNRLEEARIQAAAADLHLALGARPQALAALEKAADLYANLDRYEMLARIYSRIGLHCLEDGNEPRARECLHQATEIIDRRKVSALIAEWDTLRQRLQQRLDRFVERIEGDGRLHLAGLYQALALLERSGDPREGLEHVLDLLRGSFGYRRARLGLPPASPEGAAVWLGDDTPGPEAALGERLWLSAECQDLPLAGIPAGRLLLQPLPAEAPEGRGGVLVLERAGEAAIPAERDFLAGLARLLRLGLRREPSAVLAGTGTAVGRVPAAELPQLVGRGRDMQRLKQLIERVRDVETTVLITGSSGTGKEEVARAIHFGSSRRLRPFLPVNCASIPVALLESTLFGHERGAFTSAVSRHIGVFEEAAGGTVFLDEIGEMSADMQAKLLRVLNSKEFTRVGGTQLLRADVRVLAATNRDLEAAVRQGVFREDLFYRLNVLRFHLSPLRERREDIPQLCEHFLAQACAGHPQGLKRLSPEVRDLFLEHPWPGNIRQLKNVIHSSVVLSRGQVILPEDLPEDFLESRQGPGGGQSLEALAGLLVASGDFSEQQPLEERLQAFLAHQLVQAVGSKTRAARLLGISKPTLYRRLRIYGTLRQDESAAP